A region from the Lagopus muta isolate bLagMut1 chromosome 27, bLagMut1 primary, whole genome shotgun sequence genome encodes:
- the LOC125685341 gene encoding STAM-binding protein yields MATIYSEEGNIEHAFILYNKYITLFIEKLPKHRDYKTAVVPERKETMKKLKEIAFPRAEVLKKELLQRYTKDYTKYMEQKKEKEEEDARNLALQQQLEEERNRVALMKQQQAEQEQFLAFEEMIRRQELEKERLRIVQEFGKPEPSAESLDGPLIPGMEKPPTDLTPRVPVSPLHSGSPSPTVSAKPPVVDRSLKPCALGSTEHTAGMEALRQVIVPRELCHKFLQLADANTARGVETCGILCGKLMRNEFTITHVIIPKQYGGPDYCNTENEEELFLIQDQHGLVTLGWIHTHPTQTAFLSSVDLHTHCSYQMMLPESIAIVCSPKYQETGFFKLTEHGLEEISSCRQKGFHPHSKDPPLFTTCNHVSVVERDVVLMDLR; encoded by the exons ATGGCCACCATTTACTCAGAGGAGGGCAATATTGAGCATGCCTTCATCCTGTACAACAAGTACATCAC GCTCTTCATTGAGAAGCTGCCAAAGCATCGTGATTACAAAACTGCCGTCGTACCTGAAAGGAAGGAGACAATGAAA aagctgaaggaaataGCCTTTCCTAGAGCTGAAGTCCTCAAGAAGGAGCTATTACAGAGGTACACGAAGGACTACACTAAGTACATGGAGCAGAAG aaagagaaggaagaggaagacgCACGGAACTTGGCTTTGCAGCAACAGttagaagaggaaagaaatcgTGTAGCCTtaatgaagcagcagcaggcagagcaagaGCAGTTTCTTGCCTTCGAGGAGATGATTCGACGAcaggagctggaaaaggaaCGTTTGAGGATAGTGCAGGAATTTGGAAAGCCTGAGCCAAGTGCTGAGTCTCTGGATGGACCCCTCATCCCTGGCATGGAAAAGCCACCTACTGATTTAACCCCAAGGGTTCCTGTCTCTCCACTTCACTCTGGGAGTCCATCCCCCACTGTCTCAGCCAAACCTCCTGTTGTGGACAGATCTTTGAAACCTTGTGCTTTGGGGAGCACAGAACACA ctgcaggcaTGGAAGCCCTTCGCCAGGTCATTGTCCCCAGAGAGCTGTGCCATAAATTCCTCCAGCTGGCTGATGCTAACACAGCCCGAGGTGTGGAGACCTGTGGGATCCTCTGTGGTAAGCTG ATGAGGAACGAGTTCACCATAACCCACGTCATCATTCCCAAGCAATATGGAGGCCCTGATTATTGCAACACAGAGAATGAGGAGGAACTCTTCCTGATCCAGGACCAGCATGGCCTCGTTACACTCGGCTGGATCCAT ACTCACCCCACGCAGACAGCTTTCCTCTCCAGCGTCGacctgcacacacactgctccTACCAGATGATGCTGCCAGAGTCCATTGCTATTGTGTGTTCTCCAAAGTACCAGGA GACAGGGTTTTTCAAGCTGACAGAACACGGCCTGGAGGAGATCTCCTCTTGTCGACAGAAAGGATTCCACCCACACTCCAAAGACCCTCCTCTCTTCACT actTGCAATCATGTGTCAGTAGTCGAGAGAGATGTGGTGCTGATGGATCTACGATAG
- the DUSP11 gene encoding RNA/RNP complex-1-interacting phosphatase: MPGRGRSRVPERWTDYVPLGRRLPGTRFIAFKVPLRKSFNQNLHPEERFSPYDLIEKIKEQKEELGLIIDLTYTTRYYGPEELPATLRYSKILTMGHEIPNNQTIFQFKCVVENFLRDNKDNDKLIGVHCTHGLNRTGYLVCRYLIDVEGMEPNAAIELFNRARGHPIERMNYIEDLRRRSGMKREMKNLGSVPLKGRVGTVLNNRKQKAEHHPQRPEHLLLTPSRNSGCAKKKKKRHHGVPEQRQELVHKPGMAEKRWPCSLGPRNCPVSLPYNMQRNEVCFLAPSPLQQQPQETHVARKRRRRRHKKRMAELRGTAASTQGCVSTKELRRGSKLSEL, translated from the exons ATGCCGGGCCGTGGCCGTTCCCGCGTCCCCGAGCG GTGGACCGACTACGTCCCGTTGGGCCGCAGGCTGCCGGGCACCCGCTTCATCGCCTTCAAAGTGCCCCTGAGGAAG AGCTTTAATCAGAACCTTCATCCAGAGGAGAGATTTTCGCCTTATGACCTCATTGAGAAaatcaaagagcagaaagaagaactGGGCCTCATCATTGACCTGACGTACACAACGCGCTACTACGGACCAGAG GAGCTGCCAGCTACACTCAGGTATTCAAAGATCCTGACAATGGGACACGAAATACCAAACAATCAGACTATTTTTCAATTCAAGTGTGTTGTGGAAAACTTTTTGAGAGACAACAAAGACAACG ATAAACTCATTGGAGTGCATTGCACACATGGCTTAAACAGAACTGGCTACCTGGTTTGTAG GTACCTGATTGACGTTGAAGGCATGGAGCCCAACGCCGCAATAGAGT TGTTCAACAGAGCTCGAGGGCACCCCATCGAGAGGATGAACTACATTGAAGATCTCCGGAGAAGATCTGGAAT GAAACGTGAAATGAAGAATTTGGGGTCAGTCCCCCTCAAAGGAAGAGTGGGCACTGTGTTGAACAAtagaaagcagaaggcagaacaTCACCCACAGCGTCCAGAACACCTCCTGTTAACACCGTCCAG GAATTCTGGCTGtgccaaaaagaagaaaaagcgACATCACGGAGTGCCCGAACAACGCCAGGAGCTTGTGCACAAACCTGGGATGGCTGAGAAAAGGTGGCCTTGCAGTTTGGGTCCGAGGAACTGTCCAGTTTCTTTGCCTTACAACATGCAGCGCAATGAAGTGTGCTTCCTAGCTCCAAGTCCCCTCCAGCAACAACCACAGGAGACACACGTGGCCAGGAAgcgccggcggcggcggcatAAGAAACGTATGGCAGAGTTGAGAGGCACAGCAGCGTCCACTcagggctgtgtttccacaAAGGAGTTGCGCAGAGGCTCCAAACTGAGTGAACTGTGA
- the LOC125685339 gene encoding serine/arginine repetitive matrix protein 1-like isoform X4: MGRVWGAMASARLILLLLMAASCCMVSAAPWQAPGADDYADSFHAVAWSDSAFVPEVEPGDVSGSEWGAESQPAPGSEALADGMELPPERAVPNAQLPPAQEPRWPPRGPARQRGKPGRGRYSPRFAHVLKAMTGEKEVPEIDGEPVDEAVLQEGSSHTLPISREGTEDVPAAGAAGAGGEEATKGIYIKDVPMFCLKGAIGVFVPILLLIIVCCICIRRRRKKQQRLMESAKARFAAGGQSAHEHRRSRHQRAPRVPGRPARVLRSSSPSRPPRPKRAPTRLPPARPPRPPSPAMYTRNKPQPRRAPPPPPPPSYRGW; the protein is encoded by the exons ATGGGACGAGTGTGGGGAGCTATGGCCTCTGCCCGTCTCATACTCCTCCTCCTGATGGCTGCAAGTTGCTGTATGGTCAGTGCTGCTCCGTGGCAAGCACCAGGAGCAG ATGACTACGCCGATTCTTTTCATGCGGTTGCCTGGTCGGACTCGGCTTTTGTTCCTGAGGTGGAACCTGGAG ATGTGAGTGGAAGTGAATGGGGTGCAGAATCCCAGCCGGCTCCAGGGTCGGAAGCTCTAGCAGATGGCATGG AACTGCCTCCAGAGAGGGCCGTGCCAAACGCGCAGCTGCCTCCCGCGCAGGAGCCCCGCTGGCCTCCCAGGG GTCCTGCGAGACAGAGAGGGAAACCGGGACGAGGAAGATATTCGCCGCGGTTTGCTCATGTCCTGAAGGCAATGACGGGGGAGAAGGAAGTGCCTG AGATCGATGGAGAGCCTGTGGACGAGGCCGTGCTTCAGGAGGGCAGCAGCCACACACTGCCCATCTCCCGTGAAGGCACAGAGGACGTGCCAGCAGCTGGCGCTGCAG GTGCAGGAGGTGAAGAAGCCACCAAGGGCATCTACATTAAGGACGTCCCCATGTTCTGCTTGAAAGGTGCTATTGGTGTGTTTGTTCCCATTCTGCTCCTGATAATTGTCTGCTGCATTTGCATCCGGCGGCGGCGGAAGAAACAACA GCGCCTCATGGAATCTGCCAAGGCCCGGTTTGCTGCCGGTGGACAATCAGCACATGAGCACAGACGGTCTCGGCACCAGCGGGCTCCACGGGTGCCAGGACGTCCTGCCCGGGTGCTGCGGAGCTCCAGCCCATCACGGCCCCCCAGGCCCAAGCGTGCCCCGACTCGGCTGCCCCCGGCGCGGCCCCCGCGGCCCCCCAGCCCGGCCATGTACACCAGGAATAAGCCCCAGCCCCGCCGGGCaccgccaccaccaccacccccgTCCTACAGGGGATGGTAG